A segment of the Sphingomonas cannabina genome:
AGAGGCCAGGACGGCGTCTCCCCGGCTCGCCACCAGAAGCGGAAGGCCAATGCGTTGGCGAGCGCGACGGCGATCAGCGTGAGCTTGGTCAGGAAGCGCGGGGATCGGATCAGGGCGGTAGCGTCCGCTGCGAACAGGACGGGACCGCTCGCCGCCAGCATCAGGAGGCCGGCAATCGCGATCGGAGTCAGCGCTCGCGAGAGGGTGGCGAGCGGCAGCGTGCGGAAAGCGCCGACCAGCCTCAGATCGACCACGCCGATGCCGCCGACCAGGCAGACGAGACCGAGGAGGTGAACGAGGTTGGCGGCCGGATAGAGCCACGCCGATTCCCGCGCGGCCATGCCGAAGGCGCTGGCCTCGATCGATGCGGCGAAATTCTCGAGCAACTAGCGCAGCTCGACCGTCTTTCCGGCGACGGTGACGCGTTCGATCCGCATCTCCGGCGTGCCGTCCTTGCGCGGATAGCCTTCGAGCGTCACCGGCTTGCCGTTCGCCAGCATCTCGCGGGTAAGCCCGCGGGCTTCCATCCGAGCGACCGGCGCAAGCACTACGTCCCAGGTCTTGCCTTGGTACGCCACCTTGCCCCCGCCGTGCGGGTTGCCCCAGGAGACATTGGCGAGCGGGGCGGTGATCTTCACCACCTTGGTGGCATCGTAGCTGCTCCAGCCATGGTGGGCGACGGCCGCGCCAGGGATCGACAGCGCGGCAACAAGCAGTATCGGGAATCGCATGTGAGCCTCCTGATCCAGCCGGAACAGATTAGACCAAGAGCTGGCGCGAGTCCCTCTCAATCGGCGCGGCCGCGGAGCGATTCGACCAAGTCCGCCGCGAGCAGGCTCAGCGTATCGTCGCGCGCGCCCATCACGACGATACGGTCGCCGGGCCGCGCCTCGGCGACCAGATGCGCGGCGGCGGCGGCGCGATCCGGAATGTGGAGGGCATGGCGGCCCGAAGCGGCGACGTCGGTGACGATGTCGGCGCTGGTCACCTCGCGGGTGACGGTGCCGCCCATGTAGACCGGGTCGGGCAGCACCAGCACGTCCTCGGCGGCGAGGCCGGTGACGAAGGTCTCGACCAGCTCGCGCCGCATCACCTTGAGCGGGCCGAAGCCGTGCGGCTGGAACAGCAGGAGCAACCGGCCGGGGAAGGCGTGGAGCGTCGCCAGCGTCGCGGCGATCTTGTCGGGGTTGTGACCGAAGTCATCGATCACCGCGACGCCGCCGCCCGCGCCGACCAGCTCGAAGCGACGGCGCAGGCCCGTGAAGCCGGCGATCGCTTGTGCCGCATGGGCAAGTGGAATGCCTGCTGCCCGCGCGCCGCCGATCGCGGCAAGCGCGTTGGCGACGTTGTGGCGACCGGGGACAGCCAGGCGGACGCGCACCGTCTCGCCCCCTTCGGTGAGGTCGAAGGCGATCGCGAACGGCTCCTCCGCGATGTCGCCGGCGGTGAGGTCGGCCGGTTGCTCCACCGCCACCGTGATTAGGCGGTTGCGCGGTAAGGTCATGGCGAGGCGCGCGGCCTCGGCGTTGCCGGTGTTGATCACCGCGACCTCCGCCTTGGCGATGAAGGCGGCAAACAGGTCGTTCAATTCGTCCAAGGACTTGTGATCGAGGCTGACGTTGTTGAGTACCGCGATCCTGGGCTGGTAGAGCGCGATCGAGCCGTCGCTCTCGTCGACCTCGCTGACGAAGGCGTCGCCCTGCCCCACCAGCGCGCTGGCGAAGGGCGCATCCGGCGAGGCGAAGTTCTTCATCACCGCGCCGTTCATCACCGTGGGATCGCGGCCGGCGGCGTGGAGGATCCAGCCGATCATGCCGGTGACGGTCGACTTGCCGCTGGTGCCGGCGACGCCGATCGGGAGCGCCGCCTGGTTGAACAGGCCGGCGAGCAGCTCGGCGCGGCTCATGCGCGGGGCGGCGACCCGTTCGGCCGCGACGATGTCGGGCACGGTCGCCTCCACCGCGGCCGAGGCGACCACGGTCTGATCGGGCGAGACGATGCCGCTGCCGTCCTGCGGGAACAGCTCGACCCCGAGCGTGCGCAAGGCATCGAACTTGGCGGGGACTCGGCCCTGGTCTAGGCTGCGGTCCGATCCCGCGACGCGGGCGCCGCGGCCTGCGAGGATCATCGCCAGCGGCATCATGCCCGAGCCGCCGACGCCGACGAAGAAGAAGGATTTGCCGGAAAGCATCAGCGCGGGCTATCCGTCCCGCCGGTCAAGGGCAAGGGAGGCTTGCCGCATTGGTGTCGAACGGAAGGTGACCTGAATGCGCATCGCGGTCTGCGCCCCCGCACGGTCGATCAGCCAGGCCGGGGCCGCGCGCGTGTCGGCATTCGCGGCGCTCTACTATCCACAGGTCGAGCTGGTGTTCGATCCGCAATGCTTCGTGGTGGAGGGGCATTTCGCCGGGCCGGACGCGCTCAGGGCCGAGACCTTCCTCAGATACGCCAACGATCCCGACGTCGACGCGATCTGGTTCGCGCGCGGCGGCTATGGCTCCAACCGAATTCTCGAGGCGGTGATGCCGCAGCTCGGGCCGGCGGCGCGCGAGAAGAGCTACATGGGCTTTTCCGACATGGGCTTCATGCTGGGTGCACTCTACGCTCGACGGATCGGCAAGCCGGTGCATGGGCCGATGGCCTCCAACGTCAGCGAGGCGAGCGGCGGGGTGCCGGTGGGGCGGGCGCTCGGTTGGCTGGTCGATCGCGATCGCAAGGTACTGGAGCCGACGCTCGACGGGCGGCCGGCGGCGGCATTCAACCTCGCGATCCTGACGGCGATGCTGGGGACGCCGTGGGTGCCGGACCTCACCGACCATATCCTCTATCTCGAGGAGGTATCGGAATCCTATTACCGGATCGACCGGATGCTGTTCCAGATGGCCAACGCCACGCAGTTGCGCGGCATCGCCGGGGTGCGGCTCGGCGCGGTGACCGACGTGCCCGACGGCGACACCGAAGTCGAGTTCGGCGAGACGCTGGAGCAGATGATGGAGCGCTGGTGCAAGGAAATGGGCGTGCCCTATCTGGGGCGCGCCAGCATCGGCCATGCGGCGCTCAACATGGTGGTGCCGTTCGGGGTGGCCTAGCTGCGATCAGCTCGCTCGGCCAGCCGATCCGGACCAATAGATCGTCGGGGCCGTTGAGGGCGAACTCGTACATCCCCCATTCCTTGCGGGTTGGCCGCTTCTCGCGTTCGATGATCGCGTCGCGCATCGCCACGGCGATCGCGTCGACGCGCGGGGTGTAGAGGTAGACGCCGAAGGGATTGCGGCCGGGCACCAGCCAGCCCTCGACCGCCTGGTTGAGATGCACCTCGCCGCCTTCGCCGTCCGAGAGCATCCGATAGTCGTCATAGCCCTGATCCGCCGGGCGGCTGAAGCCGAGGCGGTTCCACCACGCCTCCGCAGCGTCGAGATCGTTGCACGGGATGATCGCGGTGACGTTGGCCCGCGGGGGCGTGTCCGGCATGGCATGGCTCCGTCGAGTCGGCAGGTAGTGCTGCTTATCATCCGCCCGCCAGCGTCACCACGTCAGATCCCGCCGCCACGCGGTGATGCTCGACGCGCTCGGGACGGTCGAGCAGGAAACGGTC
Coding sequences within it:
- a CDS encoding DUF6644 family protein is translated as MLENFAASIEASAFGMAARESAWLYPAANLVHLLGLVCLVGGIGVVDLRLVGAFRTLPLATLSRALTPIAIAGLLMLAASGPVLFAADATALIRSPRFLTKLTLIAVALANALAFRFWWRAGETPSWPLRMLAGASLLLWLTVAALGRLIAYA
- a CDS encoding LD-carboxypeptidase, producing the protein MRIAVCAPARSISQAGAARVSAFAALYYPQVELVFDPQCFVVEGHFAGPDALRAETFLRYANDPDVDAIWFARGGYGSNRILEAVMPQLGPAAREKSYMGFSDMGFMLGALYARRIGKPVHGPMASNVSEASGGVPVGRALGWLVDRDRKVLEPTLDGRPAAAFNLAILTAMLGTPWVPDLTDHILYLEEVSESYYRIDRMLFQMANATQLRGIAGVRLGAVTDVPDGDTEVEFGETLEQMMERWCKEMGVPYLGRASIGHAALNMVVPFGVA
- a CDS encoding DUF6152 family protein; the protein is MRFPILLVAALSIPGAAVAHHGWSSYDATKVVKITAPLANVSWGNPHGGGKVAYQGKTWDVVLAPVARMEARGLTREMLANGKPVTLEGYPRKDGTPEMRIERVTVAGKTVELR
- a CDS encoding glutamate ligase domain-containing protein, encoding MLSGKSFFFVGVGGSGMMPLAMILAGRGARVAGSDRSLDQGRVPAKFDALRTLGVELFPQDGSGIVSPDQTVVASAAVEATVPDIVAAERVAAPRMSRAELLAGLFNQAALPIGVAGTSGKSTVTGMIGWILHAAGRDPTVMNGAVMKNFASPDAPFASALVGQGDAFVSEVDESDGSIALYQPRIAVLNNVSLDHKSLDELNDLFAAFIAKAEVAVINTGNAEAARLAMTLPRNRLITVAVEQPADLTAGDIAEEPFAIAFDLTEGGETVRVRLAVPGRHNVANALAAIGGARAAGIPLAHAAQAIAGFTGLRRRFELVGAGGGVAVIDDFGHNPDKIAATLATLHAFPGRLLLLFQPHGFGPLKVMRRELVETFVTGLAAEDVLVLPDPVYMGGTVTREVTSADIVTDVAASGRHALHIPDRAAAAAHLVAEARPGDRIVVMGARDDTLSLLAADLVESLRGRAD
- a CDS encoding VOC family protein codes for the protein MPDTPPRANVTAIIPCNDLDAAEAWWNRLGFSRPADQGYDDYRMLSDGEGGEVHLNQAVEGWLVPGRNPFGVYLYTPRVDAIAVAMRDAIIEREKRPTRKEWGMYEFALNGPDDLLVRIGWPSELIAARPPRTAPPC